The following proteins come from a genomic window of Zingiber officinale cultivar Zhangliang unplaced genomic scaffold, Zo_v1.1 ctg167, whole genome shotgun sequence:
- the LOC122036470 gene encoding E3 ubiquitin-protein ligase UPL4-like isoform X1: MDRGRKREGAADLRADKRACSSSDHRPCSSASGSPPPQPPHSEMESSSSGRSDRGGDSGYGSCDSDDYAGGYDSRSVRGRLHRVLVGLADDGSGGSEQLAALTELCEVLSFCMEDAMGYFPVESVVPPLVKLAGHESNPEVMLLAIRALTYLCDSMPRSADAIVRHGALPVLCGRLLAIEYLDVAEQCHQALEKISRKQPIACLQAGTANAVLTYIDFFPSSIQRAAVSTIANMCKKLPPDCSSSIIESVPTLCALLQNEDTKLVETVAICLARIADSIGSSSNLLDELCKLGLIQKSLELITNDGHRTLSRVTYSGLIALLTKLAGNSQLAVQTLFELNISRTLRNVLLGSDMSDDSAYASTEDLQINQVYEVLKLANQLIPPRERDPDNQLTEAKEKIQMVVPNFLDQFATEILPASIKVVNSDANPYVCYGCVSIISRIAYYSAPDTLLKSIKDINISYFLAGLLLKKDPHILLSTLETVEILMQKLPGFFLSSFIKEGVVHAIDALLSEDKCTEPVLGHSDDQMVVKDISRCLCYSFALSRVPSSEAKTCKIVKESIHNLGRHIKATYFANGAMSSDMGFTETLQNLKTLCKVLTESVDMHLNSDSSLQDEENLTQMLDQVMRAFSQEDPMSTFEFVESGLARSLIHYLSNGKYPLGTHSVGLSSHILTILKRFQTFAFICLSKPCQSCDNTILVILLKKLQNALSSLDNFPVIVSQGYKARNTYADIPARCCTMNPCLRVRFVREKAESHLSDYNNVLNVDISSSVDDIEGYLWPKVSENKNVNLTESMDNNISKLKLTSSRSNHTSEGDSIETHTNISNETCISNSSEVIRSQEQLLPTETSPLQSTSGVKSGPEITITASPSIGEAKQKLTFSLSGKQLDRSKTLYQAVLEDQMSSESHMVVGSRFWNQLYKLTYRVAEDENSSKGQLLDCVSQSNILLNKLGFSWQKLPFFPTIFQIEMPSNFDKMSSTYDILFMLKILEGLNHFSLELLTDERVGAFAKGKIDNLDDLKVIIPSVPELGFVNSKLSDKLEQQLRDPLVLTTGYFPSWCSQLMNSCSFLFSFEARWKYFYLTAFGSLKNQQNSIQHSNSPGTNSSSDSLTYPRKKFKVDRNKILECAMKMMELHVHSKGSLEVEYDEEVGTGLGPTMEFYTLLSHEFQKAGLGMWREDLCHSVGESGLLSAPFGLFPRPWSTTTGVLGGTEFSDVIKKFLLLGKLVAKTIKDGRILDIPFSRGFYKIMLEQVLSICDIQSFDSELGRTLLEFQAVINRKMFVESVPGKSHRVPSNLNYRGISVKDLSLDFTLPGYSDYALSSESTKLVNIDNLEEYVALVVDATIGSGIERQVDAFKSGFNEVFPLKALKIFNEDELERLLCGEQDTWDFTELVDHIKFDHGYTMSSPTVINLLEIIQEFGCDQRRAFLQFVTGAPRLAHGGLAALNPKLTVVRKHGSCDADLDLPSVMTCANYLKLPPYSSKEKMREKLMYAITEGQGSFHLS, encoded by the exons ATGGATCGAGGTCGGAAGCGCGAGGGCGCCGCCGACCTCCGTGCGGACAAGCGCGCGTGCAGCTCGTCCGACCACCGCCCCTGCTCCTCCGCCTCCGGCTCCCCGCCCCCGCAGCCGCCGCACAGCGAGATGGAGTCCTCCTCCTCGGGGAGGTCCGATCGCGGCGGGGACTCCGGATACGGGTCGTGCGACTCCGACGACTATGCTGGGGGTTACGACTCGCGGTCCGTGAGGGGGAGGCTGCACAGGGTCTTGGTTGGCCTCGCAGACGACGGCTCGGGAGGATCCGAGCAGCTCGCAGCGCTGACCGAGCTCTGCGAAGTGCTCTCCTTCTGCATGGAGGACGCCATGGGGTACTTCCCTGTGGAGAGCGTCGTGCCGCCACTCGTGAAGCTTGCTGGTCACGAGAGCAATCCCGAGGTCATGCTTTTGGCGATAAGAGCGCTCACCTACCTCTGTGATTCGATGCCGAGGTCGGCGGATGCCATCGTGCGGCATGGCGCCCTACCTGTCCTGTGCGGAAGGCTTTTGGCTATCGAATACTTGGACGTGGCAGAACAG TGCCACCAAGCATTGGAGAAGATATCGCGGAAACAACCGATTGCTTGTTTGCAAGCAGGAACAGCAAATGCTGTCTTAACTTATATTGATTTCTTTCCAAGTAGTATTCAG AGAGCTGCAGTTTCAACAATAGCCAATATGTGCAAGAAACTGCCTCCTGATTGCTCTTCAAGTATTATAGAATCAGTCCCTACTTTATGTGCCCTTCTCCAGAATGAGGATACGAAA TTGGTGGAAACTGTTGCTATTTGTCTTGCACGGATAGCTGACTCTATTGGCTCTTCCTCCAATTTGCTGGATGAACTATGCAAGCTTGGGTTAATACAAAAGTCCTTGGAATTAATAACTAATGATGGTCATAGGACACTCAGCCGTGTAACTTATTCT GGTTTAATTGCTCTTCTCACCAAACTTGCTGGAAATTCTCAGCTAGCAGTTCAGACCCTATTTGAGCTCAATATTAGCAGAACTCTGAGGAACGTCTTATTAGGTTCTGACATGTCAGATGATTCTGCTTATGCATCTACTGAGGATTTGCAAATCAATCAG GTATATGAAGTTTTAAAGTTAGCTAACCAGTTAATCCCTCCAAGAGAGAGAGATCCAGACAATCAATTAACAGAAGCTAAGGAAAAGATTCAAATGGTTGTGCCCAATTTCTTGGATCAGTTTGCAACAGAAATTCTTCCTGCTTCTATTAAG GTTGTGAACTCTGATGCAAATCCATATGTATGTTATGGCTGTGTTTCCATCATAAGCCGCATTGCCTATTACAGCGCACCTGACACACTTCTGAAGTCAATTAAAGATATAAATATCTCATA TTTTTTGGCAGGGCTGTTGCTCAAGAAAGATCCACATATATTACTTTCTACACTGGAGACAGTTGAGATTCTGATGCAAAAACTTCCTGGTTTTTTCTTAAGCTCTTTCATCAAGGAAGGAGTAGTTCATGCAATTGATGCACTTCTTTCAGAAGATAAATGCACAGAGCCTGTACTTGGACACTCAGATGATCAAATGGTAGTAAAAGATATTTCCAGGTGCCTGTGCTATTCATTTGCTTTATCTAGGGTTCCATCCTCAGAAGCAAAGACATGCAAGATTGTAAAAGAATCTATCCACAATCTGGGAAGGCACATTAAAGCAACCTACTTTGCTAATGGAGCAATGAGCTCTGATATGGGATTTACTGAAACCCTTCAAAATCTCAAAACTTTGTGCAAAGTGCTAACTGAAAGTGTGGATATGCATTTAAATAGTGACAGTAGTCTCCAGGATGAGGAGAATTTAACTCAAATGTTAGACCAGGTAATGAGAGCTTTTTCTCAGGAAGATCCTATGTCGACCTTTGAGTTTGTCGAGAGTGGTCTTGCAAGATCTCTGATCCATTATTTATCAAATGGAAAGTATCCACTTGGAACTCATTCTGTTGGTTTATCAAGTCACATTCTCACCATACTAAAGAGATTCCAGACGTTTGCTTTCATTTGCTTATCAAAACCATGTCAAAGTTGTGACAATACCATTTTGGTTATCTTGCTGAAGAAGCTGCAGAATGCATTGTCTTCGTTGGATAACTTTCCTGTTATTGTAAGCCAGGGTTATAAGGCAAGAAACACTTATGCAGATATCCCTGCTAGGTGCTGCACCATGAATCCCTGCTTAAGAGTTCGCTTTGTCCGTGAAAAAGCAGAGTCACACTTGTCCGACTATAACAATGTTCTAAATGTTGATATTTCTTCATCGGTAGACGATATAGAAGGATATCTCTGGCCTAAAGTTAGTGAAAACAAGAATGTAAATCTGACAGAATCTATGGATAATAACATCAGCAAACTAAAACTCACTTCTTCAAGGTCAAATCATACTTCAGAAGGGGATTCTATAGAGACACACACAAATATCTCCAATGAGACATGTATTTCCAACTCTTCAGAG GTAATTAGAAGTCAAGAACAACTTTTGCCAACAGAAACTAGTCCACTGCAGTCAACATCTG GTGTGAAATCTGGTCCAGAAATAACCATAACAGCATCTCCTAGCATAGGAGAGGCAAAGCAAAAGTTAACTTTTAGCTTAAGTGGAAAACAACTCGACCGCTCTAAGACGCTCTATCAAGCAGTTCTAGAGGATCAAATGTCTTCAGAATCTCACATGGTTGTGGGGTCAAGATTTTGGAATCAATTATACAAACTTACTTACAGAGTAGCTGAAGATGAAAACTCAAGCAAGGGCCAACTCTTAGATTGTGTTTCTCAGTCAAACATCCTCTTGAATAAGCTTGGATTCTCCTGgcaaaaacttcctttttttcctactatatttcaaattGAGATGCCTTCTAACTTTGATAAAATGAGTTCAACATATGATATTTTGTTTATGTTGAAAATATTGGAGGGCTTGAATCACTTTTCTTTGGAATTGTTGACTGATGAAAGAGTCGGAGCATTTGCTAAAGGGAAAATAGATAACCTTGATGATCTGAAAGTGATAATCCCTTCAGTTCCAGAACTGGGGTTTGTGAACAGTAAATTATCTGATAAGTTGGAGCAGCAACTCAGAGACCCTCTGGTGTTGACCACTGGTTATTTTCCATCATGGTGTAGCCAGTTAATGAATTCATgctctttcttattttcttttgaagCAAGATGGAAGTACTTCTACCTCACAGCTTTTGGTTCTTTGAAAAATCAACAAAATAGCATACAACATTCAAATAGCCCTGGCACAAACTCCAGCAGTGATAGCCTCACTTATCCACGCAAGAAGTTCAAAGTTGATAGGAACAAGATCCTTGAATGTGCTATGAAAATGATGGAATTACATGTTCATAGTAAGGGTTCTCTTGAAGTAGAATATGATGAAGAAGTGGGTACTGGTCTAGGTCCTACGATGGAATTCTACACATTATTAAGTCATGAATTTCAAAAGGCTGGATTGGGTATGTGGAGAGAGGACCTTTGTCACAGTGTCGGTGAATCTGGATTATTGTCAGCTCCATTTGGACTGTTTCCCCGTCCATGGTCGACAACAACAGGTGTGTTGGGTGGGACTGAATTCTCTGATGTGATAAAAAAGTTTCTCCTCCTTGGTAAGCTGGTAGCCAAGACAATCAAAGACGGAAGGATATTGGACATACCATTTTCTAGAGGCTTCTATAAGATTATGCTTGAGCAG GTGCTGAGTATATGTGATATCCAGTCATTTGATTCGGAGCTTGGAAGGACTTTGCTGGAGTTTCAAGCTGTTATCAATAGGAAAATGTTTGTCGAATCAGTTCCTGGAAAAAGCCATAGGGTTCCATCTAACTTAAATTATAGGGGTATCAGTGTGAAGGATCTTTCTCTTGATTTCACTCTTCCAGGCTATTCTGATTATGCACTTTCCTCGGAGAGTACAAAATTG GTTAATATTGACAACTTGGAAGAATATGTTGCGCTGGTTGTAGATGCAACAATTGGCAGTGGAATTGAGAGACAAGTTGATGCCTTCAAGTCTGGGTTTAATGAG GTATTCCCTCTGAAAGCTCTTAAGATTTTCAATGAAGATGAGCTGGAGAGACTACTATGCGGTGAACAAGATACTTGGGAT TTCACTGAGCTTGTGGATCACATCAAGTTCGACCATGGATATACAATGAGCAGCCCTACTGTTATCAAT
- the LOC122036470 gene encoding E3 ubiquitin-protein ligase UPL4-like isoform X2 codes for MCKKLPPDCSSSIIESVPTLCALLQNEDTKLVETVAICLARIADSIGSSSNLLDELCKLGLIQKSLELITNDGHRTLSRVTYSGLIALLTKLAGNSQLAVQTLFELNISRTLRNVLLGSDMSDDSAYASTEDLQINQVYEVLKLANQLIPPRERDPDNQLTEAKEKIQMVVPNFLDQFATEILPASIKVVNSDANPYVCYGCVSIISRIAYYSAPDTLLKSIKDINISYFLAGLLLKKDPHILLSTLETVEILMQKLPGFFLSSFIKEGVVHAIDALLSEDKCTEPVLGHSDDQMVVKDISRCLCYSFALSRVPSSEAKTCKIVKESIHNLGRHIKATYFANGAMSSDMGFTETLQNLKTLCKVLTESVDMHLNSDSSLQDEENLTQMLDQVMRAFSQEDPMSTFEFVESGLARSLIHYLSNGKYPLGTHSVGLSSHILTILKRFQTFAFICLSKPCQSCDNTILVILLKKLQNALSSLDNFPVIVSQGYKARNTYADIPARCCTMNPCLRVRFVREKAESHLSDYNNVLNVDISSSVDDIEGYLWPKVSENKNVNLTESMDNNISKLKLTSSRSNHTSEGDSIETHTNISNETCISNSSEVIRSQEQLLPTETSPLQSTSGVKSGPEITITASPSIGEAKQKLTFSLSGKQLDRSKTLYQAVLEDQMSSESHMVVGSRFWNQLYKLTYRVAEDENSSKGQLLDCVSQSNILLNKLGFSWQKLPFFPTIFQIEMPSNFDKMSSTYDILFMLKILEGLNHFSLELLTDERVGAFAKGKIDNLDDLKVIIPSVPELGFVNSKLSDKLEQQLRDPLVLTTGYFPSWCSQLMNSCSFLFSFEARWKYFYLTAFGSLKNQQNSIQHSNSPGTNSSSDSLTYPRKKFKVDRNKILECAMKMMELHVHSKGSLEVEYDEEVGTGLGPTMEFYTLLSHEFQKAGLGMWREDLCHSVGESGLLSAPFGLFPRPWSTTTGVLGGTEFSDVIKKFLLLGKLVAKTIKDGRILDIPFSRGFYKIMLEQVLSICDIQSFDSELGRTLLEFQAVINRKMFVESVPGKSHRVPSNLNYRGISVKDLSLDFTLPGYSDYALSSESTKLVNIDNLEEYVALVVDATIGSGIERQVDAFKSGFNEVFPLKALKIFNEDELERLLCGEQDTWDFTELVDHIKFDHGYTMSSPTVINLLEIIQEFGCDQRRAFLQFVTGAPRLAHGGLAALNPKLTVVRKHGSCDADLDLPSVMTCANYLKLPPYSSKEKMREKLMYAITEGQGSFHLS; via the exons ATGTGCAAGAAACTGCCTCCTGATTGCTCTTCAAGTATTATAGAATCAGTCCCTACTTTATGTGCCCTTCTCCAGAATGAGGATACGAAA TTGGTGGAAACTGTTGCTATTTGTCTTGCACGGATAGCTGACTCTATTGGCTCTTCCTCCAATTTGCTGGATGAACTATGCAAGCTTGGGTTAATACAAAAGTCCTTGGAATTAATAACTAATGATGGTCATAGGACACTCAGCCGTGTAACTTATTCT GGTTTAATTGCTCTTCTCACCAAACTTGCTGGAAATTCTCAGCTAGCAGTTCAGACCCTATTTGAGCTCAATATTAGCAGAACTCTGAGGAACGTCTTATTAGGTTCTGACATGTCAGATGATTCTGCTTATGCATCTACTGAGGATTTGCAAATCAATCAG GTATATGAAGTTTTAAAGTTAGCTAACCAGTTAATCCCTCCAAGAGAGAGAGATCCAGACAATCAATTAACAGAAGCTAAGGAAAAGATTCAAATGGTTGTGCCCAATTTCTTGGATCAGTTTGCAACAGAAATTCTTCCTGCTTCTATTAAG GTTGTGAACTCTGATGCAAATCCATATGTATGTTATGGCTGTGTTTCCATCATAAGCCGCATTGCCTATTACAGCGCACCTGACACACTTCTGAAGTCAATTAAAGATATAAATATCTCATA TTTTTTGGCAGGGCTGTTGCTCAAGAAAGATCCACATATATTACTTTCTACACTGGAGACAGTTGAGATTCTGATGCAAAAACTTCCTGGTTTTTTCTTAAGCTCTTTCATCAAGGAAGGAGTAGTTCATGCAATTGATGCACTTCTTTCAGAAGATAAATGCACAGAGCCTGTACTTGGACACTCAGATGATCAAATGGTAGTAAAAGATATTTCCAGGTGCCTGTGCTATTCATTTGCTTTATCTAGGGTTCCATCCTCAGAAGCAAAGACATGCAAGATTGTAAAAGAATCTATCCACAATCTGGGAAGGCACATTAAAGCAACCTACTTTGCTAATGGAGCAATGAGCTCTGATATGGGATTTACTGAAACCCTTCAAAATCTCAAAACTTTGTGCAAAGTGCTAACTGAAAGTGTGGATATGCATTTAAATAGTGACAGTAGTCTCCAGGATGAGGAGAATTTAACTCAAATGTTAGACCAGGTAATGAGAGCTTTTTCTCAGGAAGATCCTATGTCGACCTTTGAGTTTGTCGAGAGTGGTCTTGCAAGATCTCTGATCCATTATTTATCAAATGGAAAGTATCCACTTGGAACTCATTCTGTTGGTTTATCAAGTCACATTCTCACCATACTAAAGAGATTCCAGACGTTTGCTTTCATTTGCTTATCAAAACCATGTCAAAGTTGTGACAATACCATTTTGGTTATCTTGCTGAAGAAGCTGCAGAATGCATTGTCTTCGTTGGATAACTTTCCTGTTATTGTAAGCCAGGGTTATAAGGCAAGAAACACTTATGCAGATATCCCTGCTAGGTGCTGCACCATGAATCCCTGCTTAAGAGTTCGCTTTGTCCGTGAAAAAGCAGAGTCACACTTGTCCGACTATAACAATGTTCTAAATGTTGATATTTCTTCATCGGTAGACGATATAGAAGGATATCTCTGGCCTAAAGTTAGTGAAAACAAGAATGTAAATCTGACAGAATCTATGGATAATAACATCAGCAAACTAAAACTCACTTCTTCAAGGTCAAATCATACTTCAGAAGGGGATTCTATAGAGACACACACAAATATCTCCAATGAGACATGTATTTCCAACTCTTCAGAG GTAATTAGAAGTCAAGAACAACTTTTGCCAACAGAAACTAGTCCACTGCAGTCAACATCTG GTGTGAAATCTGGTCCAGAAATAACCATAACAGCATCTCCTAGCATAGGAGAGGCAAAGCAAAAGTTAACTTTTAGCTTAAGTGGAAAACAACTCGACCGCTCTAAGACGCTCTATCAAGCAGTTCTAGAGGATCAAATGTCTTCAGAATCTCACATGGTTGTGGGGTCAAGATTTTGGAATCAATTATACAAACTTACTTACAGAGTAGCTGAAGATGAAAACTCAAGCAAGGGCCAACTCTTAGATTGTGTTTCTCAGTCAAACATCCTCTTGAATAAGCTTGGATTCTCCTGgcaaaaacttcctttttttcctactatatttcaaattGAGATGCCTTCTAACTTTGATAAAATGAGTTCAACATATGATATTTTGTTTATGTTGAAAATATTGGAGGGCTTGAATCACTTTTCTTTGGAATTGTTGACTGATGAAAGAGTCGGAGCATTTGCTAAAGGGAAAATAGATAACCTTGATGATCTGAAAGTGATAATCCCTTCAGTTCCAGAACTGGGGTTTGTGAACAGTAAATTATCTGATAAGTTGGAGCAGCAACTCAGAGACCCTCTGGTGTTGACCACTGGTTATTTTCCATCATGGTGTAGCCAGTTAATGAATTCATgctctttcttattttcttttgaagCAAGATGGAAGTACTTCTACCTCACAGCTTTTGGTTCTTTGAAAAATCAACAAAATAGCATACAACATTCAAATAGCCCTGGCACAAACTCCAGCAGTGATAGCCTCACTTATCCACGCAAGAAGTTCAAAGTTGATAGGAACAAGATCCTTGAATGTGCTATGAAAATGATGGAATTACATGTTCATAGTAAGGGTTCTCTTGAAGTAGAATATGATGAAGAAGTGGGTACTGGTCTAGGTCCTACGATGGAATTCTACACATTATTAAGTCATGAATTTCAAAAGGCTGGATTGGGTATGTGGAGAGAGGACCTTTGTCACAGTGTCGGTGAATCTGGATTATTGTCAGCTCCATTTGGACTGTTTCCCCGTCCATGGTCGACAACAACAGGTGTGTTGGGTGGGACTGAATTCTCTGATGTGATAAAAAAGTTTCTCCTCCTTGGTAAGCTGGTAGCCAAGACAATCAAAGACGGAAGGATATTGGACATACCATTTTCTAGAGGCTTCTATAAGATTATGCTTGAGCAG GTGCTGAGTATATGTGATATCCAGTCATTTGATTCGGAGCTTGGAAGGACTTTGCTGGAGTTTCAAGCTGTTATCAATAGGAAAATGTTTGTCGAATCAGTTCCTGGAAAAAGCCATAGGGTTCCATCTAACTTAAATTATAGGGGTATCAGTGTGAAGGATCTTTCTCTTGATTTCACTCTTCCAGGCTATTCTGATTATGCACTTTCCTCGGAGAGTACAAAATTG GTTAATATTGACAACTTGGAAGAATATGTTGCGCTGGTTGTAGATGCAACAATTGGCAGTGGAATTGAGAGACAAGTTGATGCCTTCAAGTCTGGGTTTAATGAG GTATTCCCTCTGAAAGCTCTTAAGATTTTCAATGAAGATGAGCTGGAGAGACTACTATGCGGTGAACAAGATACTTGGGAT TTCACTGAGCTTGTGGATCACATCAAGTTCGACCATGGATATACAATGAGCAGCCCTACTGTTATCAAT